The following proteins come from a genomic window of Penaeus monodon isolate SGIC_2016 chromosome 22, NSTDA_Pmon_1, whole genome shotgun sequence:
- the LOC119586955 gene encoding uncharacterized protein LOC119586955 — MMRTASVCGGSVTKRTAVFITCTAIPFLLYSVVVLSMTLPGHCCDNGYNEVTGNFTMAEDEAVSVSWFLSGYAALSVGVLFLVTGSVFLCLIYSKRENSEPQSLDSIRQQEAYPRQVGVQHTQPGVYPHPTQPGVYPHPTQPAYPQPTQPGVDPQLTQPGLYPQHTQEGEYPLTVNK, encoded by the exons ATGATGAGAACAGCTTCT GTATGCGGTGGATCCGTTACCAAGAGAACAGCAGTCTTCATCACATGCACAGCCATACCCTTCCTACTGTACAGTGTGGTCGTCCTCTCAATGACGTTACCTGGCCACTGTTGCGACAATGGCTATAATGAAGTTACTGGTAATTTTACTATGGCGGAGGACGAGGCAGTATCAGTGTCCTGGTTTTTGTCTGGTTATGCTGCCCTGTCCGTGGGTG TGTTGTTTCTGGTAACGGGAAGTGTGTTCTTGTGCCTCATTTACTCCAAACGCGAAAATTCGGAACCACAGAGCCTCGATTCGATTCGGCAACAAGAAGCATATCCACGTCAGGTAGGCGTACAGCATACTCAGCCAGGAGTATATCCACACCCCACTCAGCCAGGAGTATATCCACACCCCACTCAGCCAGCATATCCACAACCTACTCAGCCAGGAGTAGACCCACAGCTTACTCAACCAGGGTTATACCCACAACATACCCAAGAAGGTGAATATCCACTTACagttaataaatag
- the LOC119586956 gene encoding uncharacterized protein LOC119586956 isoform X3: protein MSYVQPVQIPMDNFRYDRDDRYCTTRVVVKLFVLGVLLLAVALAGFLASATYCRVNYENTCLFQARAASGVGVAGVSAGAFFILLAAVGHCNRCCCKSS, encoded by the exons ATGTCATACGTTCAACCCGTCCAAATTCCTATGGATAACTTC aggtACGACCGCGACGACCGCTACTGCACGACGCGGGTGGTCGTGAAGCTGTTCGTCCTGGGCGTTCTCCTCCTCGCCGTCGCGCTCGCCGGCTTCCTGGCGTCGGCGACCTACTGCCGAGTCAACTACGAGAACACCTGCTTATTCCAGGCCAGGGCCGCGTCGGGTGTCGGCGTGGCTGGTGTATCGGCTGGAG cctttttcatcttactcGCCGCTGTGGGACATTGCAATCGGTGTTGCTGTAAATCATCGTGA